The Schizosaccharomyces pombe strain 972h- genome assembly, chromosome: I genome contains a region encoding:
- a CDS encoding ubiquitin UBTD1 family protein (ubiquitin family protein, human UBTD1 homolog) produces the protein MGQCLSGNQVAGVANNGGEQPSGSNILRLPKLYTPNPLLTKEEVEVRRNEFWETCWAYGGSKEIWDVLHKVVTLLYEGNAEAATEMALAADLTIPENDISKGVYDSKGTFYEIPKIVARIPRAFAERKDSLDDEDDNMISSNDPTKSPEEHDTTTKSIASLKDAELDSSLETVLIRYSKDDKDYSIQINPNLPFSHAKSQLEEVGLENVQRFFFLGRVLQFKKSLSQQGWTSGMIIQAM, from the coding sequence ATGGGTCAATGTCTCTCCGGAAATCAGGTTGCAGGAGTTGCAAATAATGGCGGTGAGCAGCCATCTGGTAGCAATATTTTGCGATTGCCCAAACTGTACACACCCAATCCTCTGCTgacaaaagaagaagtcGAGGTACGTCGAAATGAGTTTTGGGAAACCTGCTGGGCTTATGGTGGCTCAAAAGAAATATGGGATGTTTTGCACAAAGTAGTGACTTTATTGTACGAAGGAAATGCTGAAGCGGCTACCGAAATGGCATTGGCGGCGGATTTGACGATTCCAGAAAACGATATTAGTAAGGGTGTATACGATTCAAAAGGCactttttatgaaattcCTAAAATTGTGGCTCGTATCCCTCGTGCTTTTGCAGAACGAAAAGATTCACTCGACGATGAGGATGATAACATGATAAGTAGCAACGACCCTACAAAATCCCCAGAGGAGCATGATACCACCACAAAATCCATAGCATCGCTAAAGGATGCGGAATTGGATTCGTCTTTGGAAACCGTCTTAATCCGTTACAGTAAGGATGACAAAGATTACTCGATTCAGATTAATCCCaatcttcctttttctcaTGCCAAGTCCCAATTAGAAGAAGTAGGACTTGAAAATGtccaaagattttttttccttggACGCGTCcttcaatttaaaaaaagtttatccCAACAGGGTTGGACTTCTGGTATGATCATTCAAGCTATGTAA